TATGAGCCGAATCATCTGTTGCGGCTGTCTGCCGAGATGAAGCTGCCCGGACGTGCCTGGCTGGAGTTTGAAGTGACGGGAGACGAAGTATCGTCTACGATCACCCAGACGGCGATTTTCGATCCGATTGGTCTGTGGGGCCGGATTTACTGGTACGCGGTCTGCCCGCTGCATCATTTTGTCTTTTCTGGCATGCTGAAAAATATCGCCGTCGCGTCACAGAAGAGTGAGAGACGCGCGCCCGATGCAATTTCGCAAGGCTGATTGAAATTCAGCGGCCTCCCTGCTCTGTTTCTGATTCCCTCTGGAATGAGTTCGTCTGAACCGGTACTCTATTAGACAGACAAATTCATTGCGAAACTTCATTTGAAACCGGTCCGGGAGGGATCAGAGATGACGAACGTATTACTCACAGGCTACGGACCTTTCGGAAATACTCCCGTGAACCCGGCGGAGTCCGTGGCGCGGGCTCTGGACGGGACCGTGATTGGCGAAGCGAAAATTGTCTCGCGGATTGTGCCGAACGTGTTCTTTGAATGCATCGATGTGGTGAGCGCGGCGATCGCCGAACTGCAACCCTCGCTGGTGGTGATGCTGGGAGAATACGGGGGCCGCTCAATGATTACGGTAGAGCGACTGGCACAGAATCTGAATGATGCAACGCGCTACCAGTTGGCCGACAATGCGGGGGCGGCACCGCAGGGAGTGTTGACGGCGCCGGAGGGACCGGTGGCCTATTATTCAACAGTGCCGTTACGTGCGATGGTCAAGGCGATGCGTTCCGAAGGGATTCCAGCTGATATTTCAGATGCGGCGGGGACCTTCGGTTGTAATCACCTGATGTACGGCATTCTGCATCACATCGCACAGAAGCAATTGCCGATTCGCGCGGGCTGGATTCATCTGCCGCACCTGCCTTGTGTGGCGGCGCTGGAGGAAAATCTGGGGGCGCCGAGTATGTCGGCTGAGACTGCAACGGCAGGGGTGAAACTGGCTATCCAGGCGGCGTTGGAACACTTGGAAGATATTAATGAGCCGAGTGCCTCGCGGTTGCAGATTTGACATCGTGGGAGAAACGGCCTGCGAAGTTCAATAAATTCTTGATATTCGAATGGTAAGTGTCATAATGTTTATTAGTGCCGGGTTTGGTGCATTTCCGTAGCCCTGGCCAGAAAAACAGACCCTGTAATTCAAGGGTTCTTTGATGACACGAACCGAGAAACTGCTGACAATTTCGAAGCGCCTGATCATCATGACGGCGTGCGCGCTGTGCTTCATCGTTGCATTGTTCGCGTACACGTTGATTTACGGCGAACGCTTTCTGGCATCATGGGCCTGTTTTGGCTGTGGCCTGTTGGGGGGATTCGTCAGTATTCAACAGCGCCTGAAACGGATCGGCGATGAAGAGTTGACGCTGCTGGCACAATCCTGGTTTCAGGTACTGCTGATTCCGGTTTACGGGGGGATCTTTGCGCTGGTGCTGTATATTGGATTTCTGAGCACGATCATCGAGGGGTCTTTGTTCCCTCAGTTTTCCAGTCCGCCGTTTTCTGAGCCGGTACCGACGACGAAAGACATTCAGGATTTTTTTATGCAGACGTATCCCGCGACGGGAACTGATCTGGCGAAGCTGTTGTTCTGGTCGTTTCTCGCCGGTTTTTCCGAACGGTTTGTGCCTCAGGTTCTGGATCAGACACAGAAGAAAGAGACAGCGAAAGAAGCATGACATGGAAACCGAAATCAACAAGGATTTATCGTGAACGAGTCAGCTAAGGACACCAGGAAACAAAACTGGGAATACAAGCTGTTTTATAGTCTTGTGTCGATCATTCCGCTTTATCTGGTCTTTTATTTTGCGGGAGACGTGTATTATATGCGTGGGGGCCCCGAGGAGAATCCGCCTTTCGACTTCCCTGTTCCCAACAGCGTCGATCAGCTGCTGAATGAGATGGATTTGGGATCAATTGCCTTCAATGCGCCGACAGAGATTAATATCGATGATACTCCACAGATTCAGCTGATTCTGAGCCTGACTGACACAGCAGAACAACTGAAACAATCCATCACCGCGGCAGGTGACAAGCTGGGCGCCAAAATTAAGGTCAGTAACAGAATGGAAGCGCGTCTGACTGGTTACCAGTTTCAAATTACGAAGGTCACTCCCGAAGTTCAGGCCGTTTCCAGAAATGAGCAGACCGAGTGGAAATGGGAAATCGAGCCGAAAGAAGCCGGTCGGCACAATTTGTATCTGACCATCAATGCGCTTCTGGAGATAGACGGTCAGAGCACTCCCCGTTCGATCAAAACGTTCGATAAACAGATCGAAGTGCATGTGACGACCACACAGTGGGCAAAACGTTTCTTTGAGAAAAACTGGCAATGGCTGTGGACGGCCCTGCTCGTGCCCGTTGTGGTATGGCTCTGGAAACGGCTCAATCATAAACCGGAAATTCCACTGGCGGACTGAGCCGGAACGCTGTCTGAAGAATTTCGTGACAATCTCAGCTTACTCAAATACAAGTAAAAGTGAGAATCGATGCTGACTGACATTGGTGAATTTATTGTCGGGGCTTACCTGCAACTCATTGTTAAATGTGATTTTATTGACTACAACGTTCGGACTCCTGGTGGAGGCCAAAAAGGACTGAATGAGTTGGATGTAATTGGTTTCAATTTTGATACAGAAACGGCCTATCTGTGCGAAGTGACGACGCATATCGGCGGTTTGTTGTACGTGAATAACCAAGAGACAATAAGTCGAATCAAAAAGAAGCATCAACATCAAAAAGCATACGCCAAACAACATTTGACAAAGTTTGCTCATCACGAATTTATGTTCTGGTCTCCTGTCGTGCCTGTCGGGTATCTGACGAATCATCTGGAGAAAATGAAAACGCTTGATGTGATTATAAATGGTGAATACAAAAAACGCGTTGAAGAGTTGAAAACGTTAGCGAAAAATACAACCTATGATGCGCGAAATCCGTTCTTTCGAATGTTGCAAATTATGGAACATATGAGAGACTAATCACAAATCAATCAACACTTTGATTTCCTGTTATATTGACTGAGCAAAGCGGGATCGGAGAACGTGATGTCCTGTTTTGATCAGGAACAATATGACATTCGATGTGAATGGGGCCTTCCCGGCGTGGAGCAAATTGCGTCGTCTGATGTGATCGTGATCGTCGATGTGTTATCGTTCTCGACGAGTGTCGAAGTCGCGGTGGGCCGGGGAGTGACTGTGTTTCCCTATCGCTGGAAAGACGACACTGCGAAAGCCTATGCACAACAGCGTTCGGCAGAACTGGCGGGTTCGCGTAACAACGAGTCGGGCAAGTACTCGTTGGCACCCTCTTCTCTGATTAGAGCTCACCGGGGATTGCGGCTGGTGCTTCCCTCTCCCAACGGTTCTGCTCTCTCTTTCGAGGCGATGTCGCATGGTGCCGTCGTGTTCGCGGGCAGTTTAAGGAATGCGACGGCCGTTGCCAGCGAGGCACAAGCAGTCGGCCAGCGAATCACAGTCATTCCGGCAGGGGAACGATGGCCCGATGGTTCATTGCGCCCCGCGATTGAAGATTTGATCGGTGCGGGAGCGATTATCAAACAGCTAAAGGGAACGCGCTCCCCAGAATCGTCTGTGGCTGTCGCTGCTTTTGAGGAGGCAGCGGCACAATTGCAAAACCGTTTATTCTCCTGTTCGTCGGGACGCGAACTGATAGCACGTGGTTTTGTTGATGATGTTGAAATCGCTGCGGAACTTAACGTGAGTCGTGTTGTTCCGAAGCTGGTTGATCAAGCATTTGTTGCAGAACTTCGCTAGCCGACATGATTGATGAGGCGTTCAAAAATTGCAGATACGCGGGGACCGTCTCCGATTCTGCTTTGCCCCTGAACTGGATTCTCACTGAATTTCACTTTTTTAGACAGGATCAGTGCAAAACTGGTTGACGATAGGGGGAATCGTTGACTATATTGGTGAAACTGAGACTCAGTGTCAGTTTTGTTTCTGGGTGTCATGTGTTCGTAGGTTTATTATCCGGGATAGCCCGCAAAGGTATTTTGGTTGTACCAGTGTCTTCGAGACGGCTGAGAAGTCGATTTT
This window of the Gimesia fumaroli genome carries:
- a CDS encoding 2-phosphosulfolactate phosphatase — encoded protein: MSCFDQEQYDIRCEWGLPGVEQIASSDVIVIVDVLSFSTSVEVAVGRGVTVFPYRWKDDTAKAYAQQRSAELAGSRNNESGKYSLAPSSLIRAHRGLRLVLPSPNGSALSFEAMSHGAVVFAGSLRNATAVASEAQAVGQRITVIPAGERWPDGSLRPAIEDLIGAGAIIKQLKGTRSPESSVAVAAFEEAAAQLQNRLFSCSSGRELIARGFVDDVEIAAELNVSRVVPKLVDQAFVAELR
- the pcp gene encoding pyroglutamyl-peptidase I, whose translation is MTNVLLTGYGPFGNTPVNPAESVARALDGTVIGEAKIVSRIVPNVFFECIDVVSAAIAELQPSLVVMLGEYGGRSMITVERLAQNLNDATRYQLADNAGAAPQGVLTAPEGPVAYYSTVPLRAMVKAMRSEGIPADISDAAGTFGCNHLMYGILHHIAQKQLPIRAGWIHLPHLPCVAALEENLGAPSMSAETATAGVKLAIQAALEHLEDINEPSASRLQI